A genomic stretch from Empedobacter stercoris includes:
- the gltX gene encoding glutamate--tRNA ligase: MAKEVRVRFAPSPTGALHIGGVRTALYNYLFAKHNNGKFLLRIEDTDQTRYVEGAEQYIIDSLKWLGLTPDEGVGFGGDLGPYRQSERKEIYKKYVDELLTNGKAYYAFDTAEELDAARAKAEENKETFIYNWSTRGNLKNSLSLTEAETTELIENETPYVVRFKIDDSRTVLLDDMIRGKISIDASTLDDKVLFKSDGMPTYHLANIVDDHLMGITHVIRGEEWLPSMALHELLYDGFGWEAPRFAHLPLILKPEGKGKLSKRDGDKHGFPVFPMEWKTEEGIAKGYKQEGYFPDAVLNMLALLGWNSGTDQEIFTMDELIQLFSLEKVSKSGARFSPEKATWFNHQYLQLKSVEELLPSFEEVLKENGIEADASLDAKVVELLKERANFVKDIFDQGQFFYIAPTSYEEKASKKAWKEDSKEILNKFIEVLNSSEFDAETLHDAMANFVTTQEIGFGKIGMPLRLSLVGALQGPDVPVIMSILGKDETIARINKAIEVLG; encoded by the coding sequence ATGGCAAAAGAAGTTCGTGTAAGATTTGCGCCAAGTCCAACAGGTGCTTTACACATCGGAGGAGTCCGTACAGCGTTATACAATTATCTTTTCGCAAAACATAATAATGGGAAATTCTTATTAAGAATTGAGGACACAGACCAAACACGTTATGTAGAAGGTGCTGAGCAATATATTATTGATTCGCTGAAATGGTTAGGTCTAACACCAGATGAAGGCGTTGGTTTTGGAGGAGATTTAGGACCTTATCGTCAATCAGAACGCAAAGAAATCTACAAAAAATATGTAGACGAATTGTTAACGAATGGAAAAGCGTATTATGCATTTGATACAGCTGAAGAATTAGATGCAGCTCGTGCAAAAGCAGAAGAAAATAAAGAAACTTTTATCTATAATTGGTCAACAAGAGGAAACTTAAAAAACTCGTTGTCGTTGACAGAAGCTGAGACAACAGAATTAATTGAAAATGAAACACCTTATGTTGTTCGTTTCAAAATTGATGATTCGCGTACAGTTCTATTGGATGATATGATTCGTGGAAAAATCTCGATTGATGCCTCTACATTAGACGATAAAGTATTGTTCAAATCAGACGGAATGCCAACCTATCATTTAGCAAATATTGTAGATGACCATTTGATGGGAATTACACATGTGATTCGTGGTGAAGAGTGGTTACCATCTATGGCGTTGCACGAATTATTATATGATGGTTTTGGTTGGGAAGCACCTCGCTTTGCTCATTTACCATTAATCTTGAAACCAGAAGGAAAAGGAAAATTGAGTAAACGTGATGGAGACAAACACGGATTCCCTGTATTTCCAATGGAATGGAAAACTGAAGAGGGAATTGCAAAAGGATATAAACAAGAAGGCTATTTTCCAGATGCGGTATTGAATATGTTAGCCTTATTAGGTTGGAATTCTGGAACAGATCAAGAGATTTTTACGATGGATGAATTAATTCAATTGTTTTCATTAGAAAAAGTTTCGAAATCAGGCGCTCGTTTTTCTCCAGAAAAAGCAACTTGGTTCAATCATCAATATTTACAACTAAAATCTGTTGAAGAATTATTACCATCTTTTGAGGAAGTTTTGAAAGAAAATGGAATTGAAGCAGACGCTTCTCTGGATGCAAAAGTTGTAGAATTATTAAAAGAAAGAGCAAATTTTGTAAAAGATATTTTCGATCAAGGACAATTCTTTTATATAGCTCCTACATCATACGAAGAAAAAGCGTCTAAAAAAGCGTGGAAAGAAGATTCGAAAGAGATTTTGAATAAATTTATTGAAGTTTTAAATTCGTCTGAATTTGATGCTGAAACACTACACGATGCGATGGCTAATTTTGTTACAACTCAAGAAATTGGGTTTGGTAAAATTGGAATGCCTTTACGTCTTAGTTTAGTTGGTGCGTTACAAGGACCTGATGTTCCTGTAATTATGTCAATTTTAGGAAAAGATGAAACTATTGCTCGTATCAACAAGGCAATTGAAGTTTTAGGATAA
- a CDS encoding MBL fold metallo-hydrolase yields the protein MKLYTIETGNFKLDGGAMFGIVPKSIWNKTNPADDRNLINLAMRCLLIEDGERLILIDTGIGNKQDAKFFGFYYLWGDLSLDNSLAKHGFHRDDITDVFLTHLHFDHCGGAIQYNKEKDYLEASFKNAKFWSNANHWDWAEHPNPREKASFLKENIVPLQESGQLNFIDLPQNGSILENSPLGFDILFVDGHTEKQMLPIITYKGKKIVYIADLIPTVGHIPLIYVIGYDTRPLITLEEKDAFLKKAVENDYILFFEHDHVNELATLKLTEKGIRLDQTYSFSEVFDSI from the coding sequence ATGAAATTATATACGATAGAAACAGGAAATTTTAAATTAGACGGAGGTGCCATGTTTGGAATCGTTCCGAAATCTATTTGGAATAAAACAAATCCTGCTGATGACCGCAATTTGATAAATCTTGCCATGCGCTGTTTGTTGATAGAAGATGGCGAACGATTAATCTTAATCGATACCGGAATAGGAAATAAACAAGATGCAAAATTCTTTGGGTTTTATTATTTATGGGGCGATTTATCATTGGATAATTCTTTAGCGAAACACGGTTTTCATCGTGACGATATTACGGATGTTTTTTTAACACATTTACATTTTGATCATTGTGGAGGTGCAATTCAGTACAACAAAGAGAAAGATTATCTGGAAGCTTCTTTCAAAAATGCAAAATTTTGGTCGAATGCCAATCATTGGGATTGGGCAGAGCATCCAAATCCGAGAGAAAAAGCGTCTTTCTTAAAAGAGAATATAGTACCATTACAAGAAAGTGGACAATTAAATTTTATTGATTTACCACAAAATGGTTCAATATTAGAAAATTCTCCGCTTGGTTTTGATATTCTATTCGTAGATGGTCATACCGAAAAACAAATGTTGCCTATCATTACTTATAAAGGAAAAAAAATAGTGTATATCGCAGATTTAATCCCAACTGTAGGGCATATTCCGTTAATTTATGTGATTGGGTATGATACACGACCTTTAATAACATTAGAAGAAAAAGATGCTTTTTTGAAAAAAGCAGTTGAAAATGATTATATTTTGTTTTTTGAACACGATCATGTCAATGAATTGGCAACCTTAAAATTAACCGAGAAAGGTATTAGGTTAGATCAAACTTATTCATTTTCAGAAGTTTTTGATTCGATTTAA
- the ricT gene encoding PSP1 domain-containing protein: MGCGSCGTSNGLPKGCNNNGACGTDGCGKLSVFDWLSNMQLPNGQEKFNFVEVRFKNDRKFYYKNENNISLNIGDVIAVEGTPGHDIGVVTLTGELVRIQMKKKNLSWTAEDVKKVYRKANQKDIETWIEFRDREKQTMVDSRIMAKNLNLEMKICDVEYQGDGAKVTFYYTAEGRVDFRQLIKDYAGKFGVRIEMKQIGYRQEAAKVGGIGSCGRELCCSTWLTDFRSVSTAAARYQQLSINSQKLAGQCGKLKCCLNFELDSYLDALNHFPSMESRFETEKGWAHCVKVDVFKKEMWFAYDKGGIIWYKFSVDDIQEFLAMTAKGKKTQPLEDLAKNVEESKPDFSDVIGEDSLERFERKEKQNKKRKRINKNNQNSGNEKVAANANNLKPQKAKQKQPNEAKDKTNRPENKQGKNPNQSKKNNQIRPNKNSNPNQQSNQPKEKRKPTQVNEQQAQPNTDQQKPQGNNRNRNQQKRKPNNPSNNSQQNNQANQLTQQPKKQPQQNNQNTEQNPKTKEENSTNNSQPNPNKSKNRNKKRFNRGPKPDDTQQ, translated from the coding sequence ATGGGATGTGGATCTTGTGGAACTTCTAATGGCCTTCCGAAAGGATGTAACAATAATGGTGCTTGTGGCACTGATGGTTGCGGAAAATTATCAGTTTTTGATTGGTTATCGAATATGCAACTTCCTAATGGACAAGAAAAGTTCAACTTTGTGGAAGTTCGTTTCAAAAACGATCGAAAGTTTTATTATAAAAACGAAAACAACATATCTCTAAATATTGGCGATGTAATCGCTGTTGAAGGAACACCTGGTCATGATATCGGGGTTGTTACACTTACGGGTGAGCTTGTTAGAATCCAAATGAAAAAGAAGAATCTTTCGTGGACTGCGGAAGATGTCAAAAAGGTTTATCGTAAAGCGAACCAAAAAGATATCGAAACTTGGATAGAGTTTCGTGATAGAGAAAAACAAACAATGGTAGATTCTCGAATTATGGCTAAAAACCTTAATTTGGAAATGAAAATTTGTGATGTTGAGTACCAAGGAGATGGAGCGAAAGTTACATTTTATTATACAGCAGAAGGACGTGTCGATTTTCGTCAATTAATCAAAGATTACGCTGGTAAATTTGGCGTAAGAATAGAGATGAAACAAATTGGTTACCGTCAAGAAGCTGCTAAAGTAGGAGGGATTGGTTCTTGTGGACGCGAGTTATGTTGTTCAACTTGGTTAACAGATTTCCGTTCTGTTAGTACAGCTGCAGCACGTTATCAACAATTATCAATCAATTCTCAGAAATTAGCTGGACAGTGTGGGAAACTAAAATGTTGTTTAAATTTTGAATTAGATTCATATTTAGATGCATTGAATCATTTTCCATCAATGGAGAGTCGATTTGAAACTGAAAAAGGTTGGGCACATTGTGTGAAAGTAGATGTTTTCAAGAAAGAAATGTGGTTTGCTTATGACAAAGGTGGAATTATATGGTATAAATTTTCTGTAGATGATATTCAAGAATTTTTAGCGATGACAGCTAAAGGTAAAAAAACCCAGCCTTTAGAAGACTTAGCGAAAAATGTAGAAGAATCAAAACCAGATTTTTCTGATGTTATTGGAGAAGATTCATTAGAACGTTTTGAACGCAAAGAAAAACAGAACAAAAAACGTAAACGAATTAATAAGAACAATCAAAATTCTGGAAACGAAAAAGTTGCTGCTAATGCGAATAATCTAAAACCTCAGAAGGCAAAACAAAAACAGCCTAATGAAGCAAAAGATAAAACGAATCGTCCTGAAAATAAACAAGGTAAGAATCCAAATCAGTCGAAAAAGAATAATCAAATAAGACCGAATAAAAATTCGAATCCGAATCAGCAATCAAATCAGCCAAAAGAGAAGCGTAAGCCAACTCAGGTGAATGAGCAACAAGCTCAACCTAATACTGATCAACAAAAACCGCAAGGAAATAATCGCAATCGCAATCAACAAAAGCGAAAACCGAATAATCCGAGCAATAATAGCCAACAAAACAATCAGGCTAATCAGTTAACTCAACAACCTAAAAAACAGCCTCAGCAAAATAACCAAAATACTGAGCAAAATCCGAAAACGAAGGAGGAGAATTCAACAAATAATTCTCAACCGAATCCAAATAAATCGAAAAATCGAAATAAAAAAAGATTTAATCGTGGACCAAAACCAGATGATACGCAACAGTAG
- a CDS encoding gliding motility lipoprotein GldH, with product MIRNSSLLFILVFLLFSCEAKHYYQDTKDVKDEWKSDQPQIFTFEVNDPKPSAVNIGFVLRNNTSYEYSNLYLFTKFIDPKGNEMIDTLQYYIANPDGSWIGKGMTTKEMMLVYRENLPIKDSGRYQLKVWQGMRTKNLKGIEDISLIVDKAE from the coding sequence ATGATACGCAACAGTAGTTTGCTTTTTATTTTAGTCTTTTTGTTGTTTAGCTGCGAAGCAAAACATTATTATCAAGACACAAAAGATGTGAAAGATGAATGGAAAAGTGATCAACCTCAAATATTTACATTTGAGGTGAATGATCCAAAACCATCAGCTGTTAACATTGGATTTGTCTTAAGAAATAATACGTCGTATGAATATAGTAACTTATATTTGTTCACGAAATTCATCGATCCAAAAGGCAACGAAATGATTGATACTTTGCAGTATTACATTGCAAATCCTGATGGTAGTTGGATTGGAAAAGGAATGACAACAAAAGAAATGATGTTGGTTTACCGCGAAAATTTACCAATAAAAGACTCTGGTCGCTATCAACTAAAAGTTTGGCAAGGTATGCGAACAAAGAATTTGAAAGGAATCGAAGACATTAGTTTGATTGTTGATAAAGCTGAATAA
- a CDS encoding penicillin-binding protein 1A, whose protein sequence is MENNKNSKTSKTSKAKKKFNSFSFAKKIIVTIWVLFFGAIIGVFGIFWATSNGWLGEIPNVRDLENPDIYVSSEIISSDGVLLDRFEAERRTPIDYKDLPPHLVDALLAKEDIRFFDHSGVDVKAAARAITSGGDSGGGSTITQQLAKQLYTKDPSSNKVKRVIQKLKEWVTSVQLEKLYTKEEIIAMYFNKFDFIYGAKGIESASKVYFNKTTKELNLDEAATLVSMFQNPVAYNPVKYPEVSKEKRNLVLDQMMKYNKISQAEGEAAKSAPLVTDKQDIMKQDESHSAYFKSALRKEIKEWMVEYEKETGKSYNLEKDGLKIYVTLDSRMQALAEDAVKKHLKVLQDQFFGEQRGRSLAPFYNISADKRLRIFKQSMQRTDLYKKMKAEGKSEAEIETVFTTPRDSVKFFTWNGIQYKKGKTLMDSIEYHKHILQAGLMSMDPKDGTIKAWVGGIDWDYFKFDHVKQARRQVGSTFKPFVYATAINQLGLTPCHTVSNERIPGNWSPRNANGRYGGSQDLRTALAYSTNIVAARLIMQTGTEPVIQMTRDLGVESPIVNDPTIALGSADLSLYEMVGAMSAFANGGIYIKPQLILRIEDKQGKVIKDYTPQTREVVNENVAYTMIDLMKGVVDRGSGARLRNRYGLTAEIAGKTGTTNENSDGWFMGLTPNLVTGVWVGAEDRFAHFASTATGQGANTALPIWAYYMQDVYKQGGKFGVTAGDKFDKPKDIEKHWDCSNTYGFHQYDQSYDPGPIIEGSGSESVGENYEIPEEEIE, encoded by the coding sequence ATGGAAAACAATAAAAATTCTAAAACAAGCAAAACTTCTAAAGCAAAAAAGAAGTTCAATAGCTTTTCATTTGCTAAAAAAATAATTGTAACCATTTGGGTACTATTTTTTGGCGCAATAATAGGAGTTTTCGGCATATTTTGGGCAACCTCTAACGGATGGTTAGGTGAAATTCCAAATGTTCGTGATTTAGAAAATCCTGATATTTATGTTTCGTCAGAAATTATTTCATCTGATGGCGTTTTATTAGATCGTTTCGAAGCAGAACGAAGAACTCCGATTGATTACAAAGACTTACCACCACATTTGGTAGATGCTTTATTAGCAAAAGAGGATATTCGTTTCTTTGATCACTCTGGCGTAGACGTTAAAGCCGCTGCGCGTGCAATCACATCGGGTGGTGATTCGGGTGGTGGATCTACGATTACACAACAGTTGGCAAAGCAATTGTACACAAAAGATCCTTCTTCTAACAAAGTAAAACGTGTTATACAAAAGTTAAAAGAATGGGTGACTTCTGTACAATTAGAGAAGTTATATACGAAAGAAGAAATTATTGCCATGTACTTTAATAAATTCGATTTTATTTATGGTGCAAAAGGAATTGAATCTGCTTCTAAGGTATATTTTAATAAAACAACAAAAGAATTAAACTTAGACGAAGCCGCAACTTTAGTTTCGATGTTTCAAAATCCAGTTGCTTATAATCCTGTAAAATATCCAGAAGTTTCGAAAGAAAAGAGAAATCTTGTATTGGATCAAATGATGAAATACAATAAAATTTCTCAAGCTGAAGGTGAAGCTGCAAAATCAGCTCCTTTAGTTACAGATAAGCAAGATATTATGAAACAAGACGAATCGCATTCAGCTTATTTCAAATCAGCTTTAAGAAAAGAGATTAAAGAATGGATGGTTGAATATGAGAAAGAAACAGGGAAATCATATAACCTTGAAAAAGATGGTCTTAAAATTTATGTCACATTAGATTCGAGAATGCAAGCTTTAGCTGAAGATGCAGTAAAAAAACATTTGAAAGTTTTGCAAGATCAATTTTTTGGAGAACAAAGAGGACGAAGTTTAGCACCATTTTATAATATTTCTGCAGATAAACGATTAAGAATTTTCAAGCAATCTATGCAACGTACAGATTTGTACAAGAAAATGAAAGCAGAAGGGAAGTCGGAAGCAGAAATAGAAACCGTTTTCACAACGCCCCGAGATTCTGTTAAGTTCTTTACATGGAACGGAATTCAATATAAAAAAGGAAAAACTTTAATGGATTCTATCGAATATCATAAACATATTTTACAAGCAGGTTTGATGTCGATGGATCCAAAAGACGGAACAATCAAAGCTTGGGTTGGTGGTATAGATTGGGATTATTTCAAATTTGACCATGTAAAACAAGCTCGTCGTCAAGTAGGTTCTACGTTCAAACCATTTGTTTATGCAACAGCGATTAATCAATTGGGATTAACGCCTTGTCATACCGTTTCGAACGAAAGAATCCCAGGGAATTGGTCTCCTCGTAATGCAAACGGTCGCTATGGAGGTTCTCAAGATTTGAGAACGGCATTGGCTTATTCTACCAATATTGTTGCAGCTCGTTTGATTATGCAAACAGGTACAGAACCTGTGATTCAAATGACACGAGATTTAGGAGTTGAATCGCCAATCGTTAATGATCCTACTATTGCATTAGGTTCTGCCGACTTGTCTTTATACGAAATGGTTGGTGCGATGAGTGCTTTTGCTAATGGAGGAATTTACATTAAACCACAATTAATCTTAAGAATAGAAGATAAACAAGGAAAAGTGATCAAAGATTATACGCCTCAAACCAGAGAAGTAGTCAATGAAAATGTAGCTTACACGATGATTGATTTGATGAAAGGTGTTGTAGACAGAGGTTCAGGTGCTCGTTTGAGAAACCGTTATGGATTAACTGCTGAGATTGCTGGTAAAACAGGAACAACAAACGAAAACTCGGATGGTTGGTTTATGGGATTAACGCCTAATTTAGTAACTGGAGTTTGGGTCGGAGCAGAAGATCGATTTGCACATTTCGCAAGTACAGCAACAGGGCAAGGAGCGAATACGGCTTTACCTATTTGGGCTTACTATATGCAAGATGTGTACAAACAAGGAGGAAAATTTGGTGTAACTGCTGGAGATAAATTTGATAAGCCTAAGGATATCGAAAAGCATTGGGATTGTTCAAATACCTATGGGTTCCATCAGTATGATCAAAGCTATGATCCAGGACCTATAATCGAAGGAAGTGGAAGCGAAAGCGTAGGAGAGAACTACGAAATTCCTGAAGAAGAAATAGAATAA
- the metG gene encoding methionine--tRNA ligase, with amino-acid sequence MSHPKRYTITAALPYANGPLHIGHMAGVYVPSDIYARFLRRKGKDVAFIGGSDEHGIPITIRAKKEGVTPQDIVDRYHENIKSTLENFGVTFDIYSRTTSAKHREVSQDFFKTLYNNNKFTEEITEQFYDEEAHEFLADRYIRGECPKCQNPDAYGDQCEKCGSTLSPEELINPRSALSGNTPIKKETKNWYLPLDQYQDFLSKWILEGHKNDWKSSVYGQVKSWLDDGLKPRAMTRDLNWGVPVPVEGAEGKVMYVWFDAPIGYISFTQEWAEQNGKNWKDYWQNEETKLVHFIGKDNIVFHCIIFPTMMKAHGDYIMPDNVPANEFLNLEDDKISTSRNWAVWAHEYLEDFPGQQDTLRYVLTANMPENKDNNFTWKDFQTKNNSELVGILGNFINRVMVLSHKYYEGIVPSKTIEFEELTEIKYFAKRIGDHLEKYEFRAALTEYMNLARLGNQFLQAQEPWKKGDDAEAVKGIMYAATQISAALAQLGEPFIPFASEKMLAMMNLEKMSWNELESTDEYVQAGHQLGKSELIFAKIEDEAIEAQINKLNESKVKNNMTNPNAEPQKELISFDDFQKMDIRIGTILEAKKVEKADKLFELKVDTGMDVRTIVSGIAEHFTLEEIVGKQAMVLANLAPRKIRGIESNGMLLFADKADGKLTFVNPEEETPNGVQVG; translated from the coding sequence ATGAGTCATCCAAAAAGATATACAATTACAGCAGCGTTACCATACGCTAATGGTCCATTGCACATAGGTCATATGGCAGGTGTGTATGTTCCTTCTGATATTTATGCACGCTTTTTAAGACGTAAAGGAAAAGATGTAGCATTTATTGGAGGATCTGATGAACACGGTATTCCAATTACAATTCGTGCCAAAAAAGAAGGTGTTACGCCACAAGATATTGTTGATCGATACCACGAAAACATCAAAAGTACATTAGAAAATTTTGGTGTAACATTCGATATTTATTCTCGTACAACTTCAGCTAAACACAGAGAAGTTTCGCAAGATTTTTTCAAAACATTGTACAATAACAATAAGTTTACGGAAGAAATTACAGAGCAATTTTACGACGAAGAAGCACACGAATTTTTAGCAGATCGATACATTCGAGGAGAATGTCCAAAATGTCAAAATCCTGATGCCTATGGTGATCAATGCGAGAAATGTGGTTCAACATTAAGTCCAGAAGAGTTAATTAATCCACGTTCTGCATTATCGGGAAATACACCCATCAAAAAAGAAACAAAAAACTGGTATCTACCGTTAGATCAATACCAAGATTTCTTATCAAAATGGATTTTAGAAGGGCACAAAAACGATTGGAAATCGAGTGTTTATGGTCAAGTTAAATCATGGTTAGATGATGGTTTAAAACCTCGTGCTATGACGCGTGATTTGAATTGGGGAGTTCCAGTTCCTGTAGAAGGTGCAGAAGGAAAAGTAATGTATGTTTGGTTTGATGCGCCAATTGGTTATATTTCTTTTACGCAAGAATGGGCAGAGCAAAACGGTAAGAATTGGAAAGATTATTGGCAAAATGAAGAAACGAAATTAGTTCATTTCATCGGAAAAGATAATATTGTTTTCCACTGTATTATTTTCCCAACTATGATGAAAGCGCATGGTGATTACATTATGCCAGACAATGTCCCTGCAAACGAATTTTTAAATTTAGAAGATGACAAAATTTCAACATCTCGTAATTGGGCTGTTTGGGCGCACGAATATTTAGAAGATTTCCCTGGTCAACAAGATACATTGCGTTATGTGTTGACGGCGAATATGCCAGAAAACAAGGATAATAACTTTACATGGAAAGATTTTCAAACAAAAAATAATTCTGAATTAGTTGGAATTTTAGGAAACTTTATCAACCGTGTAATGGTTTTATCACACAAATATTACGAGGGAATTGTTCCTTCAAAAACAATCGAATTTGAAGAATTAACAGAAATCAAATATTTTGCAAAACGTATCGGAGATCATTTAGAAAAATATGAATTTCGCGCAGCGCTAACAGAATATATGAATTTAGCTCGTCTTGGAAATCAATTTTTACAAGCACAAGAACCTTGGAAAAAAGGAGATGATGCAGAAGCTGTAAAAGGTATTATGTATGCTGCAACGCAAATTTCTGCTGCATTAGCTCAGTTAGGTGAACCTTTTATTCCATTTGCATCGGAAAAAATGTTAGCGATGATGAACTTAGAGAAAATGTCATGGAACGAATTAGAATCGACGGATGAATATGTTCAAGCAGGTCATCAATTAGGGAAATCGGAATTAATTTTTGCGAAAATTGAAGACGAAGCCATCGAAGCACAAATCAATAAATTAAACGAAAGTAAAGTTAAAAATAACATGACAAACCCAAACGCAGAACCTCAAAAAGAATTGATTTCTTTTGATGATTTTCAAAAAATGGATATCCGTATAGGAACTATTTTAGAAGCGAAAAAAGTGGAGAAAGCGGATAAATTGTTCGAACTAAAAGTAGATACTGGAATGGATGTTCGTACAATTGTTTCTGGTATTGCAGAACATTTTACGTTAGAAGAAATCGTTGGGAAACAAGCAATGGTTTTAGCAAATTTAGCACCTCGTAAAATTCGTGGAATCGAATCGAACGGAATGTTATTATTTGCGGATAAAGCAGACGGAAAATTAACGTTTGTGAATCCAGAAGAAGAAACGCCAAATGGTGTGCAAGTTGGATAA
- a CDS encoding NAD(P)H-dependent glycerol-3-phosphate dehydrogenase: MIELSNRKVGLIGNGSWATAIAKMLNKNLETFNWWVKDEYVKGHLERNRHNPNYLTDVEFKSEKLKISTDINEVVANSDIIFIVVPSIYVADCLSKLTVPLTDKFVVTSIKGIIPDHYQLVGQYLFENFDLKEEQLGIVSGPCHAEEVALERLSYLTIAAQEKEKAQIVADCLACDFIKTKLSNDIYGTEFGAVLKNIYAIAAGIAHGLGYGDNFQAVLMSNAIREMNHILKTVSPVKRKINDSAYLGDLLVTGYSFFSRNRMFGNMIGKGYTVKSAILEMNMVAEGYYATKGVAIMNEQYQIKAPIINAVHKILYEGKNASKTIEKLSKKLD, from the coding sequence ATGATAGAGTTATCTAATCGTAAAGTTGGATTAATAGGGAATGGAAGCTGGGCAACTGCGATTGCAAAAATGCTGAATAAAAACCTTGAAACTTTCAACTGGTGGGTAAAAGATGAATACGTAAAAGGCCATTTGGAGCGTAATAGACACAATCCAAATTATTTGACTGATGTTGAGTTTAAATCAGAAAAACTAAAAATATCAACAGATATCAACGAAGTTGTAGCCAATTCTGATATTATTTTCATTGTTGTACCATCTATTTACGTAGCCGATTGTTTGAGTAAATTAACTGTTCCGTTAACAGATAAATTTGTGGTAACATCAATAAAAGGAATTATTCCTGATCATTATCAATTGGTCGGACAATATTTGTTTGAAAACTTCGACTTAAAAGAAGAACAATTAGGAATTGTAAGTGGTCCTTGCCACGCAGAAGAAGTAGCATTAGAGCGACTTTCTTATCTAACAATTGCAGCACAAGAAAAAGAAAAAGCACAAATTGTTGCCGATTGTTTAGCGTGTGATTTTATCAAAACAAAACTCTCAAACGATATATACGGAACTGAATTTGGTGCTGTATTAAAAAACATTTACGCTATTGCGGCTGGTATTGCACATGGTTTGGGCTATGGCGATAATTTTCAAGCAGTTTTGATGAGTAATGCAATCCGAGAAATGAATCATATTCTAAAAACAGTAAGTCCTGTAAAACGTAAAATTAACGATTCTGCTTATTTAGGCGATTTGTTGGTTACAGGTTATTCATTCTTCTCACGAAACCGAATGTTCGGAAATATGATTGGAAAAGGCTATACCGTAAAATCTGCTATTTTGGAAATGAATATGGTTGCTGAAGGTTATTACGCAACAAAAGGTGTGGCGATAATGAATGAACAATATCAGATAAAAGCACCAATTATCAACGCGGTTCATAAGATTTTATATGAAGGTAAAAATGCTTCGAAAACAATCGAAAAGCTGTCTAAAAAATTAGATTAA